The Solanum pennellii chromosome 11, SPENNV200 sequence TTGACACGTTTGGTTAAAAAAATGAGATAAGTTGTTCTTATAATAAAATGATGACTAGATTgtttacaaaatcaaaaagtATCTTTATAAGAAAAAAGACAGAACAAcaaataagtttgaaatttttgtaaGTTAATTTGACTAGCTTATAAGCTTACTTAAGCACCGTTTTACAAAATTTGACCAacttaattttcatattaatatacatattttctaaataaataaaaaaaaaaagtaagaatatTACCTTCCCAAACTAATGATCTCTCCAAAAAACACAGCAGAAGAAGCAATTGTAAAAATTAAGGCCAAAGGTGTAGTCATAGCCATATAAACTGGGCCTTTCTTTTCAACAACCCAAGCTTGTAAATAAAATGTAACTCCAGTCACAATTATTCCCTgccaaaagaaataaaattagcaaatttaatttaaaaaataataataaacttaacCTATAAGTATTCTAACTAATTAAGActaccataaaaaaaaaagtcatggATGACAAAAAGTATTATCTAAAGTGTTACAAGAAAATGACAATCTTTTGTGCTAAACAGTAAAGTATTTCTATCAAaggttcattttatttttcaaaatactcCAAAGATATTATCCTCTGTGTTCCAGTTTATATGACAAGTTTCATTTTTTgtgatttaaattatataaattttagtcAATAAAGTATATACTCTTTACGTACATTTTAAGAAAtgtcttattttttctttttaatctgtttgaaaaagaataatttttttaaaaaaatatatattttaatttcaattttccaCATGTCATGTTAACACCACAAGttcaaaagatattttgatatatttgacatagctttaatttaagattacaaaattgaaaaatcttctttatattcttaatttCCGTATCAAATCAgattgtcatttttttaaaacgatggaagtattttttttattttatcatattgacATGGGAATAAtcgtaatttataatatttatggtatattttttttttatgaaattaagtTAATACAAATCGATTTAACTTTAATAATTAGTCAAGTTAATTCCCGAAATACGATGAGTGTTACATTAAAATACCTCTTTCTTGTGATAATACAACATTGTCTAGTTAACATTCTAACAATGGgaacatcttttatttcttcctctttatctttttaaaaacttttatacTTGCTTTGTATCCTTTCATTTATTATCACTTTAATTAAAGTATGGAAAACATAAAATGATAAAGTTAggcaaaaaaaacaaaaacaaatattaatagaCTTACACAATAGGCAACAGAGAGGAGTCTAACATTCCATCCAAGTCTCCATTCAGAAGGATCTCTTGCTAAAGCTATGGCAAAAACAAATGATTGAATACTACTCATGAAGCATTGTAGAGTTGTACATAGTAGCTTTGATGGGTAACTCTTGAGAACTTGGTTCTACaaaagataataacataaacaaTTCATTAACTATCAGTATTTCAAGTCGAAAAACTCTATAATAGAGATGATTTTACCAATGATATCAGTATCATGAAAGTGACTCCACTTTATATAAACATATCATGAAAGttaccaaaaaatattatattttaaagctAAAAAATCACTCAATTAGCTCTGTTTTATATAgtcctatttcctttttagtttgtttcaaattAAACACTAGATACCTGCATGACAAGCCAAGTAGCCCATAATGCATTAGCAAGCAACATAAGGAAGACACCTTTGATCCATGTATTGCCAGAAGCAGCACTGTTTTGCACTTGACCATGATAGCTAAATAGATGATGATGCATCAAAAGTTTCATTGTTGGACCCTTAAAAAATGCTATTGTTAATGCTCCTCCTGCACAAAACACTATCCCCATAACCTTTGCTATCCCTCCCCATGTCCTCATCTTCACACTCTCCATCCTGcattttatattcatgttaatgtcatcGAACCAAAAATATAACATTACTATACACAAAATTGATATGGATGGCCACCACTTAGATAAGAAACATATGTGAGTGGACTACTTTATTATTTCACTAAAACAAGGATGTACTATAGTCTGTCTAGTTAAAGCAACAAAAAGAAAGGCCTAAGTGAAAATTTTATTCCAACATGGTGTGAAATAGAGAATTCTTGCACAACCCCTCCATGCTACTTGTTGTAATTAGATTCTTTTTGTGTGCCAAAAGTAGTCAAAATCTCCCATATAGAACCCCTCAACCTCATCTTTTTAAAGCCTATTTTGGGTAAGTGAGTTTACTTTCTCTTTGGCTAATTAGCTAAAAGGTCAAGTTTTGTTCAAAGATTCCCTACAATTAAATGTTTTCTCTTTACCTTATTATGCTCAACTTTTAGTACAAAATTCCAAATCTATATGATTAAAGATGGCCAATGGGAGCTTCCATCCAAATAGGAATTTGGGGAAATAGAGAGAAAAAGTAACGGAGAGGAGCCTCATCCAGTTAGAGATAGTGAggatttaatttaatatgaaacGTCATTTGTATAAcctattttttctgtttttactaaaaaatctcattttcctcattttaaagaaatttactttcttaaaataatttgtttaaaaacCAATCAAACATATACCGAACATACCCttaaaaactttaactttattaAATTGAATACTTGTCATGACATTTTATGTGAGAGACataattcatgaagttttcaAATTGTACAATGTATCATAGACCTTGAATAATGTAATATCTttccttttttacttttattataactTTTAAGATGACTTCATATCCATGttattcttatacttgtttttatataaatatatattttttaaaaaatcatgttattttctTCCTCTACTTAAAGGCAAGTAATAATTGTTATTAAGCCAAAATATTCTTGTTAAATCATACCTGAATTATTTGTTGTATGATGATCTAaagattgaaataaatataagtaaacAAGCACAAAGAAAAAGTATAATGTCTCTCATCATcgttattatcattattattattattattattattattattattattgattagcATAAAATATACTTATCCTAGCTAACACTCCCTTTCTGCAAAGTATATTCTTGAAACCACTACTTACATAGATTATATTACATATACACTATGTATATAGTGTATACTGtcttccattatatatatatatatatatataaaaattatacacAAACCTAACTTTATactttgataaaatatataagatacttccttttctaattttataaattaataaaatgcaCCTTCCCACACATCTACTTGCACACAAAGAGGACACCTATTTAGAAGAATATTTAGATTTTCAAATTgccattttaattttaagttaagtgAAAATCTGAGTGGatgatattaaataaaaaaaaatacataccttAGTAAAATTGCAAGGAGAAAAGTAGTAACTGGAAGGCTGTTAGTAGTTGCAGCAGCCAAAGTTGCTGAAGTGTATTTAAGTGCCACTCCATAAATATTCAAGCTCAATGTAACCCTGATAAAATACcaatttcattataattttaacaaaactaagccattatataaagccattcaccaaaataatatgtttttctaaaattttacaaaactagtataaacgtattccacagtaacgttctagggtatattttttttaaaaaaaatataccctagaacgttaccgtgaaatacgtttatactagttttgtaaaatttaagaaaaatgtattactttggtaaactgttttatataatggcttagtttggttaaaaaatCCAAATAAAATTCCCAAATGCAAATTTGTATTCACTACAACAAATAAATGATTTTATAGTGATTATTTAGCggtaataataattaaatatgagtATTTATAACTAACACtctatataaattaaatgtCATTAAAGATTTTAATGACTCTGAAAATATCTTAAAGGAAAATGTGATTGTAGAATAGAATTAACTCATAACTTACCCACATAAGGAGAGCATGAAAATCTTGAAGCAAATCAAGAATGAGATTGGTGGTGCTGTTTTCctacaaacacaaaaataataggTCAGTATTATTAAAATTGTGTAATCATTTCatccaaaatattaaaatattaattaattacgtTAGAAATTAACTTCACTCACACCTCTGATACCATATTAATTACATTGTGTAACCATCTAATCTAAAAATTTGAGTAAATACTCATGTATAgttaaaagaaagattaaaaaaatgggTTAGTGGGATTATAGGCTATATTGCTCAACACTTTTagatacagttttatgttttcAATCCACAAAAGCTATGAACTTGAAAGACAAGTATGACAACATGATTGGACTTTAAAAATGGGTTAGTGGGATTATAGGTTTATATATGTTGCTCAAAACACTTTTAAAATACAGTTTCGTGTGTTCAATTCTTCAAAAGCTATGAACTTCAGACACGCATACGACATCATGTTTGGACTTTAAAAATGGGTTAGTGGAGTGATAGGTTATATATGTTGCTCgaatacttttaatatatacaGTTTTGTGTGTTCAATCCTCCAAAAGCGACGAACTTCACACACTAAAGTACGATAATATGTTTTGGACTTTAAAAATGGATTAGTGGGATTAAAGGCTATATATGTTGCTCCAAACACTTTTAAGATACAGTTTTGTGTGTTCAATCCTTCAAAAGCTACGACCTTTCAGACAGAGATACGACAACATATTTAAAGCGTCCGAACAACATATATactaaatcaaaacaattaaaataatttacctTTCAAGAAACATGGCTATAGGTGCTAAGAAGACAGCAGCAGCAGCTTGTCTATAGAATACAAACACAAAAGGGTTCATTCCAACATCAAAGGCAACTTTTGAAAGCAAGAACATCCCAGTATATATGGCTTGTATTATTACAATTGCTACACATGTTTTCTTCTTTACATCCattttgtctctcttttctttttatttatgtgatttgttttttttgagAGGAAAAAAAAGGTGTAAACTTTGGTTGTCTACTATTAATTAATCAACTCAAAGAACTACAAAAGATTGGGAGGAAGAAGTGGGATTTATATAGAAGAATTTGGAAAACACAAACTACAATATAATATGACTATTGATAGTGATGTATAAGTTGCTTTTCAATTGGACCATAAGGGaccaacaacaataaaaagttTCTAAAGTAGAACTATTTAGGGatgcttcctttttttttaaaattttattttatgaaaagaaaCATAGGTTTTTTTTCCAATTAGATAATGGACCCTTAACTAATTACTATAGTACTTAATTAGAAAACACTAAACAACTTTCTAGATTGGGCCTTTTAAGGATCATGTATGAATCTAGCAATAGTTTTATATAATAATCTTGccaaagattaaaaaaaaaatgagtgaaagatccttttaataattataattatttgtccCCCCTCTCTTTTGTTCCATAAGCTACTAAATTTCCAACAAAAAATgttaaagaataattattttcacatatattttgattgaattaggaagaaatgaaaaaataatggtGATTTTATGTGGAAAAATTAggaatttttcataattttaaagagAATTTGTTTTTTTACCGATGTATTTTTCAGTGAGTAAGTTTGATGGGAATTGAGTGGAAAAATCATGTGTTATAAAACCCATTCACGTCCAAACCTAACTAGAACGTAACGTGAATCGAGAGCTCAAACTGAAAATGTACCTAGCTCtaatactataaaaaaatagaCACCTAAACCTAACTCAACATCTTAAGTTAGTTTATGAAAGAGAATCGTTCAAGTTCATATTATAGCAGACCATCAATAAATTCTTTTGTCAATGTAAACCCGATCATGTTTGGGCCTAACTGGAGTGTGGATTCAGAGCTGAAATTTGGAATGAAccttaatttgatattttgaaaaaatatgacACATGAACCTAACTCAACATGTAAAGCTAGcttatgaaaattaaattgtCTAAGTCTATATAAGCAATCATTTTCCGAGCTAATTACTATGGAACGCTAACCAACTTTGATAGAACAAACTTTGATAGAACAAACTTTTATAGAAcaaactttgatagaagaaaaAGTAAACAGAGAGATGAAGAAGCAACTCTTTGCCGCTTCGAACGAATTGAAAAGATTAGGGTAAAAATAAATGTccaataattatacaataagaagaatttttttttttttaaatattgcaAATAGAAACATATAATCACCCTCAAgtaataatttttgtaattacaatttgtagttACATGTTAGAAGGATGAGAGAGCCGAGTGAGATCTGGCCggagaaagagaagagaaaCAAGAGAGATAtaattgatttgtatatttGCTCGATAATTGTATcacaaatataattaatttgtacTAAAAAACTAACTACTAAAAAGAGGTGAGAGATGGGCGAGATCGGGAGAGAGGTGAATGAAATTTGGAAGAGAGTGGAAAGAACGAtacaattaatttatataaatgacGATACAATTATATCGCGAATGCAATTGATgcaattaatttgaattaatgaataactaatatatttaaataaacgatacaaatcaattatattaagtatattaacaaatataatttgtatCAACGATTATATCATCACGTATCACTGTGGTAATAGTCATAACAAATTATATTTGCATTCatttattattgtatatttCAGTGCTCTTGCATGCATAGGTGTAACATGACATGAAGTATCGAACAATATTCTATTCATAATCTCATAAATCTTTAAAtgctttttataatttttcactatttcacataataaaaaatgactaataatatatttatgtataatagCATAAAATCTACTTTAGCTCaaaatagtgtatatatatatatatatatatatatatatatatatataatactaaaacataaataaatttaatttctaaaagtttaaattatttttcccAACAAGATTACCATTCACTCGATTACActtgttttttatatatatattattgctTTACTTCTACATGAACTATTCTAATTTAAAGATGCTCCCTTTTGGTAAATTGGATTCCAAggcaaaaatattttattagtaaaaaCTTATTCAGTAACTACTTTaccaaatatattattataaattaattacacaCAATCTGAATAAAGTAAAGATCATCAAAATGCTTGATTCCCCTTTTATTTTGTGCTTACCTCCTTTCAACAAGCAATTGCAAAAATAATTGGTtccttttgattattttattgttatgaaaaaattaaaaagataagaGAGGTCAATCAAGCATATATTTCTCTTCATGAGTTTTCATTTCAATAAAATTCTGTTATGGGAATTTCCTTTTTTGGTTTTAATCCACATTaggttaaattaattttgtgtcCACATTGGGAATAAGTACTAGAGATAGTTATTTACctaaagttaatttaatttatgtaatagtTCTAGTATATATGTTTTGTTCGATTAATTTAAGAGTTGTTTGAGTTATACGCTGTAGTTGAGATGTTGGACTTGTAAATATTATATCGCAATAGGGTTAAATCATTTTAGAGAGAGCTAgatgttcattttattttcaactgtaatttataatatactcattatatatcatatataatatcatCCTTAATTAATCTTCTCTTTTCTGTTTGATTTTCTAGATTAGaggttttttgtatttattagtCCAATAATTTTACATACAAATACAACCTAATTAATTGAGAGCTAAACTATagttattctatttttatttttcacaataaTGTGTGTCAcaaaatacatttatattttatttaatagaaGGAGATGAATTTGGCCTAAAAGTTGCCTTCAATTTGAGACAAAATTCGATTAAATTCGTATGGAATATTTTGTGTGCATGTATTTTACATATAAACTAACGTACCATATTTTATGTTTGACTATTTTTCTCTcgtgaaatatttttttgcaaaaacaaaaataaataattgtctCACAAGATTCGATTACTTTTACtctattatattaaaagtatatgtatttatatttgtgAATTTCATCTCATACGTCTCCTTAATATAGTAAATAAATCTAAAaggttcttttctttttcttcctatGAACACCCCATTAACTCTTCACAATTGAATGATTCGCTTTCAAGTTCTTAATCCATCCATATCAAAACATAGTATTTTCTCATCTGCTTCTAAATATTTATTacgatttttattttgaaagtcAATATTGAACAATACACATTTTGATCAATATCtttaaatgttctttttttatcACGAAATTGATTAGAGAAAAATTACAACCTACCGTACTTGGTGTAAAACtttttcatatctaaatttaacttttagatatcaatttaatttaatttagctTTGACACTTCGTCAAGTTAACTCTCGAGAATAGAAACATGATAATTACTTTAAAACGAATgaagtatttaattttatatatatatatatatatatatatatatatatatatataNNNNNNNNNNNNNNNNNNNNNNNNNNNNNNNNNNNNNNNNNNNNNNNNNNNNNNNNNNNNNNNNNNNNNNNNNNNNNNNNNNNNNNNNNNNNNNNNNNNNNNNNNNNNNNNNNNNNNNNNNNNtatatatatataattaatttaatttaatttaattttgataatttatcgAGTTAACTCTCGAGAATAGAAACATGACAAATTATTAAAACCACCTAACTATTCATTTTTCGGCAGTTTCCCGATTCTAATGAGCATCACTTCAAATTTTCGAATCACATAAAAATTCatctttcaattaaatttgtttttttctcgAATGCTCTATAGGAATCCACCGTCTATAAAGATAACtctcaacaacaaaaaatactATGCTAGAATGTTAACTGCTAATTACTATTTCTTCTGGATTAATTAATTATCGTTAGTTAGTCATAGATTCTTATATTATTAGATTAGACGAGAATTAATAACATTAGATTCGTTGATCATAGATTATTTTAATTCCTATTAGTTAATGGAAAATTATTGGTCATGTAGATTCATAGATTAAGTTAATACAATAATGttctataaattatttttattcctatttgttaatagaaaaattattggTCAATGCAAATTCATAGATTTaattaatacaacaatattCTTTTTAAGGAATATAAGCaactatatataaattgaaaggCTAATCAACATTAATAAATGCATTTAGCAACATGATCAAAATGTTCGACCACCATTAGATGCAATCACATataaaaagttaattatatactaaatatgacaattattttttacttaactaGATtcctagaaaataaaaaaatgtttgacaAGGTTTTACATTTACATTGAGCCAAATAATTGACAACTTATTATTTTTGCAAAGATTTAATAGGTTTCTAAGATCAAAATGTTCACaacccaccccccacccccaaccaccaccaccacataCACACACAATTGAGTAGAAACTTTGGCAAATTTAGTTATGTCCATTCAATCTCATTGTTGTCTTGTCTCTATTACACATCAATCACTCGATCCATCAAATATTGGATGGATTTGTTTGGTCACATAAC is a genomic window containing:
- the LOC107004441 gene encoding WAT1-related protein At5g64700, with the translated sequence MDVKKKTCVAIVIIQAIYTGMFLLSKVAFDVGMNPFVFVFYRQAAAAVFLAPIAMFLERKTAPPISFLICFKIFMLSLCGVTLSLNIYGVALKYTSATLAAATTNSLPVTTFLLAILLRMESVKMRTWGGIAKVMGIVFCAGGALTIAFFKGPTMKLLMHHHLFSYHGQVQNSAASGNTWIKGVFLMLLANALWATWLVMQNQVLKSYPSKLLCTTLQCFMSSIQSFVFAIALARDPSEWRLGWNVRLLSVAYCGIIVTGVTFYLQAWVVEKKGPVYMAMTTPLALIFTIASSAVFFGEIISLGSILGGILLVGGLYCVLWGKSKEQNMKTSNIEDIEKAENGSKEESILEKQSSTPNARIQHACSPT